A portion of the Paenibacillus hamazuiensis genome contains these proteins:
- the nirD gene encoding nitrite reductase small subunit NirD: MKRLIIGHQSEFRERRARLVHIGNTEIAIFKLSDGGYRAIENLCPHKNGKLSEGIVCDHHVFCPLHDWKIDLNDGLVQAPDEGCVKSFQVEMDEQTGNVILVLSDTDILAS; encoded by the coding sequence ATGAAGCGACTAATTATCGGACATCAATCGGAGTTTCGGGAAAGAAGAGCCCGGCTAGTGCATATCGGCAACACGGAAATTGCCATATTCAAGCTGTCGGACGGCGGTTATCGGGCGATCGAAAACCTCTGCCCGCACAAGAACGGAAAGCTGTCCGAAGGCATCGTGTGCGATCATCACGTATTCTGTCCGCTGCACGACTGGAAAATCGACCTGAACGACGGGCTCGTTCAAGCGCCGGACGAAGGCTGCGTCAAATCGTTCCAGGTGGAAATGGACGAACAAACGGGCAATGTGATTTTGGTGCTGAGCGACACGGATATTTTGG